The segment TTTGTACCGATCGCTATTTTGAGCCTTGTGTGGGTCGTTCAATTCCTCCTGTACTACTTCCTGTTACTGAAAGAACAGGCCAATTCTGATTACCTGCAAAACTTCCACCACTACGATTTTCTTTTCGCCACACCTACCAAGCGCGAAGAATGGCAACATAACTGGTACACCTTCAGTGCGCTGATGCGCCAGTTTGAAGGCCTGTATCCTTATGCACATGACATCAACACAGGTTTCCTTATAGCCGGTACTATCATGTTGTTCCGCAAAGCAAGAACGTGGTTCTTTTTATTGGTCGTGCCTGTGCTGGCCCTTTGCGCTGCGGCCGCTATAGACCAATACTCACTGATGCCCCGCGTGTCGCTATTCATCATACCAGTACTCATCATCATCATCGGTTATGGTTTTGCGCAATTTGCCTACCTGCGTTCATTGCCTTTGCGGATACTACTGGTGGTGCTTGCCCTGTATGCCGCAGCTTGCAATATTGCCTTCATGAGAGAAAAGCCCTTTAAATATGAAGAGCTTACCGAGGCCATGCAATTTGCAAAAGATAATGAGTTGAAGTCGAGCGCGATATCATTGTATCACAGTTCCGTACCCGCTTTTATCTATTATACACAAATGCATCCCGGCAAAGACCAATGGGCTGATATTAAAGATGCTGACCAACTGTACTGGTATACACAATATGACTCACTGGCGTGGTTCATGAGGCATGTGTGGAAGACAAGACAACCATTAGCTATACTTTATACCAATTGTACAGAGGCTGAATTTAAAAAGCGGAATGATGGTATGCTGAAACATATGGACCTGTACGACAAACTGGACAAACCATATGTGAAGGCTTACATCTACATAAAACCTAAAGAAGAAGACACCTGTACACAACACGGGGTACCGCCCGTTACTAATTAACAAGAACTTTAATTGTTAAGTTTTGTTAAGTACAGCTGAGCTTTCTTCAAGAGTAGCTTTTTTATCAAACAGCTGATATTGAGCAGTTTACAATTGGGCGTAGTGAGCAAAGAAAACAACGGGCATTTCTTTGCTATATATAACTACACTTAACTTTTCATGGCAATATTTCAAAGAGCGTGCGCATAAAATGAAACATTTTATACTATACAAATATACATAAATAAAATGATAAATAGATATTAATTACTCATCCTCAGCGGTAAGCGCTTCCCAGATCATGTCTTTCAATTGAGTAATGCCCTGGTTGGCTACCGATGATATGAATATATGCGGAACATCTTTAGGAAGTGTTTCCTCGATGGCTTCTTTCAGTTCATCATCCAGCATATCACTTTTGCTTATAGCAATTATGCGGCGCTTATTGAGCAGTTCAGGGTTGAACTGTTCCAGCTCATTCAGCAATATTTTATACTCTTTGGCGTGGTCATCACTATCTGCAGGTATGAGGAACAACAATGCTGCATTCCTTTCAATATGTCTGAGGAAACGATGTCCCAGTCCCTTACCTTCCGCAGCCCCTTCAATGATACCCGGAAGGTCGGCCATGCAAAACGAACGCTCATCGCGGTAAGGCACCATGCCCAGTTGAGGTGTAAGTGTGGTAAATGCGTAGTTGGCTATCTTGGGTTTAGCGGCACTGATTGTAGAAAGCAGTGTTGATTTACCGGCATTCGGGAAACCGACAAGACCCACGTCTGCCAGAATTTTCAACTCAAGCAGCTTCCAGCCTTCCACACCCATTTCGCCGGGCTGTGCATATTCAGGCGCCTGGTTGGTAGCTGTAGCAAAATTGCTATTGCCTAATCCACCACGTCCACCTGCCAGCCATATCACTTCCTGGCCGTCTTCCAGTATCTCTACTTCTGTTTCACCGGTTTCTTCATCAATACCGATAGTTCCCAATGGCACTTCAATGATCACATCCTCGCCCTCTGCACCGGTGCATTTATTCTTACTTCCATTTACGCCGTCTTTGGCCAGGATATTCTTACGATAACGTAAATGGAGTAATGTCCATAGCTGTGCATTACCCCTGAGGATTACATGTCCGCCACGTCCACCGTCGCCACCATCAGGCCCCGCCTGGGGGTTGAATTTGGTGCGTGCGAAGTGCGAGCTACCTGCCCCGCCTTTTCCTGAACGGCAAAAGACGCGGATATAATCAACGAAGTTTCCTTTTTCCACTATGCGGGTTGCAAAAATTTATCGATGTTCTGTGCAATGAGTTTGAAAGTGCTTTCAATATCACCATCACCTTTCAGTTTCACCAGTTTACCAAAAGCATCATAATGGCTGGCAACTATTGCTGTTTTAGCATGATACTCTTTGATACGCTTGGTGATCACCTCTTCATTATCGTCGCTACGGCCGGAGGTAAGTCCACGGTTCACTAAACGTTTCACCAATTCCTCTTCCGGCACATCAAGAGATATTACCAGGTCGATGGGCGTTTCTTTAAACTCCAGCAGTTTATCCAATGCTTCTGCCTGCTCTTTGGTACGCGGAAAGCCATCGAAGATAAAACCACGTGCATCAGGAGTTTCATCCAGTTTACCACTTATCATACCTATTACTACTTCGTCAGGCACCAGCAATCCCTGGTCCATATACTTCTGTGCTTCCAGCCCTAAAGCACTTTGTTTGCTTTTTTCCTCTCGTAGCAGGTCGCCGGTGGAAATATGCACCAGTTGATAAGTTTCTACTATTTTCTGTGATTGGGTACCCTTGCCACTCCCGGGAGGGCCAAATAAAATCAGATTAAACATATATCCTATAAATAATATTAAACAGTGCAAAAATAGCAATACTACCTGACATGCAGGCATAAGTAAGCGTTAATAAACGATCGAATGGGAAAGTAAGCTTGATTTAGCAAGGCAGTAACAGGTTAAAACATGCCACTACAGTAACTAAAACGTTATAAGGTACAGATAAAAAAATATAACTGCAAATACCGGCTTACCGACCCGGCATCAGCATTTTTTTTATCCCATTGTCCATAACCTTATACTCGCCGGGTGCGATACCATCTATGGTCAGGTTATCAATACTATACCGTATGAGCCTTAAAGTAGGGAAGCCGACTGCTGCGGTCATCTTTCTTACCTGCCTGTTCTTTCCCTCAGTCAGTGTTATTGCTATCCAGGAAGTAGG is part of the Chitinophagales bacterium genome and harbors:
- a CDS encoding glycosyltransferase family 39 protein, whose product is MPQASSYSKTDKRMRILSLILLAIGAALRIYIYLQNRNLIIDEANIARNIYDRGFGALLKPLDNFQYAPPTFLWVTKLNSLLFGMGELSLRIYPLVCGLAALVAFYQILKELIPDRAIWYPVSLFVFGAIFIRYSSEVKQYMPDVFISLSLIWLALKTDMDKTGPKRFLFTWIVAGSLAVWSSMPSVFLLAGVGCYYTWLYVIQRKQYNRFVPIAILSLVWVVQFLLYYFLLLKEQANSDYLQNFHHYDFLFATPTKREEWQHNWYTFSALMRQFEGLYPYAHDINTGFLIAGTIMLFRKARTWFFLLVVPVLALCAAAAIDQYSLMPRVSLFIIPVLIIIIGYGFAQFAYLRSLPLRILLVVLALYAAACNIAFMREKPFKYEELTEAMQFAKDNELKSSAISLYHSSVPAFIYYTQMHPGKDQWADIKDADQLYWYTQYDSLAWFMRHVWKTRQPLAILYTNCTEAEFKKRNDGMLKHMDLYDKLDKPYVKAYIYIKPKEEDTCTQHGVPPVTN
- the obgE gene encoding GTPase ObgE encodes the protein MEKGNFVDYIRVFCRSGKGGAGSSHFARTKFNPQAGPDGGDGGRGGHVILRGNAQLWTLLHLRYRKNILAKDGVNGSKNKCTGAEGEDVIIEVPLGTIGIDEETGETEVEILEDGQEVIWLAGGRGGLGNSNFATATNQAPEYAQPGEMGVEGWKLLELKILADVGLVGFPNAGKSTLLSTISAAKPKIANYAFTTLTPQLGMVPYRDERSFCMADLPGIIEGAAEGKGLGHRFLRHIERNAALLFLIPADSDDHAKEYKILLNELEQFNPELLNKRRIIAISKSDMLDDELKEAIEETLPKDVPHIFISSVANQGITQLKDMIWEALTAEDE
- a CDS encoding adenylate kinase, whose translation is MFNLILFGPPGSGKGTQSQKIVETYQLVHISTGDLLREEKSKQSALGLEAQKYMDQGLLVPDEVVIGMISGKLDETPDARGFIFDGFPRTKEQAEALDKLLEFKETPIDLVISLDVPEEELVKRLVNRGLTSGRSDDNEEVITKRIKEYHAKTAIVASHYDAFGKLVKLKGDGDIESTFKLIAQNIDKFLQPA